A window of Elgaria multicarinata webbii isolate HBS135686 ecotype San Diego chromosome 2, rElgMul1.1.pri, whole genome shotgun sequence contains these coding sequences:
- the LOC134392498 gene encoding olfactory receptor 5J3-like, translating to MAETNFTMITEFILLGFTDNQRLKFVLFVVFLLVYLLILVGNIGMVTLIRMDSRLHTPMYFFLSNLSILDICYSSVIAPRTLMSFAVQSKMISFTSCALQFFFFGIAVTCECCLLGVMAYDRFIAICNPLLYTAIMSNKRCALLVTGSYLTGCVNAVVQTSLVFNLSFCRSNIINHFFCDVPPLLKLSCSDTTITDIIHFTFSTAIVSVTILTILVSYTYILVSILKINSAEGRRKAFSTCASHLTAVTIFYGTAIFMYLRPSSKYSVEQDKIISVFYTLAIPMLNPLIYSLRNKEVKEAFKRLLKSQVVSQRQ from the exons atggcagagACAAACTTCACGATGATAACTGAGTTCATTTTGCTGGGATTCACAGATAACCAGAGGCTGAAGTTTGTTCTTTTTGTAGTGTTTTTATTGGTTTACTTGCTCATCCTGGTGGGGAACATTGGCATGGTAACATTAATCAGGATGGACTCCCGGCTTCATACTCCCATGTACTTCTTCTTAAGCAATCTTTCAATCTTAGacatat GTTACTCAAGTGTTATTGCTCCCAGGACACTGATGAGTTTTGCTGTGCAAAGCAAGATGATTTCGTTCACTAGCTGTGCATTGCAGTTTTTCTTTTTCGGCATCGCTGTAACCTGTGAATGCTGCCTGCTAGGTGTGATGGCATATGACCGCTTCATAGCTATCTGCAATCCGCTCTTATATACTGCTATCATGTCCAACAAGCGCTGTGCTCTGCTTGTGACTGGCTCATATCTTacgggttgtgtgaatgcagtcGTTCAGACTTCATTGGTATTTAATCTGTCCTTTTGTAGATCCAACATAATcaaccatttcttctgtgatgtgCCCCCTCTCCTAAAGCTATCCTGCTCGGACACAACAATCACTGATATCATTCATTTCACCTTCTCTACAGCAATTGTATCAGTCACTATCCTGACCATTCTTGTCTCTTACACATACATCCTTGTCTCCATCCTTAAGATCAACTCCGCTGAAGGCAGGCGTAAAGCCTTCTCTACCTGCGCCTCCCATCTGACAGCTGTCACCATATTTTATGGGACAGCCATTTTCATGTACTTACGTCCAAGTTCAAAATATTCCGTGGAACAGGACaaaattatctctgtgttttacaCCCTTGCAATCCCTATGTTGAATCCACTCATCTACAGTCTGAGAAACAAGGAGGTAAAAGAGGCTTTCAAAAGGCTGCTGAAGAGTCAAGTTGTCTCTCAAAGACAGTAA
- the LOC134393329 gene encoding olfactory receptor 5AR1-like has product MAETNFTMITEFILLGFTDNQRLKFVLFVVLLLVYLLILVGNFGMVILIRVDSRFHTPMYFFLSNLSILDIGSSSVIAPRTLMSFAVESKTISFTSCALQFFFFGTAVTCECCLLGVMAYDRFIAICNPLLYTAIMSNKRCALLVTGSYLTSCVNAAIQTSLIFNLSFCRSNVINHFFCDAPPLLKLSCSDTTITDIIHFTFSTAIVSVTILTILVSYTYILVSILKINSAEGRRKAFSTCASHLTAVTIFYGTAIFMYLRPSSKYSMEQDKIISVFYTLAIPMLNPLIYSLRNKEVKQAFKSLLKSQVFSQRQ; this is encoded by the coding sequence atggcagagACAAACTTCACGATGATAACTGAGTTCATTTTGCTGGGATTCACGGATAACCAGAGGCTGAAGTTTGTTCTTTTTGTAGTGTTGTTATTGGTTTATTTGCTCATCCTAGTGGGGAACTTTGGAATGGTAATATTAATCAGGGTGGACTCCCGGTTTCACACTCCCATGTACTTCTTCTTAAGCAATCTTTCAATCTTAGACATTGGTTCCTCGAGTGTTATTGCTCCCAGGACACTGATGAGTTTTGCTGTGGAAAGCAAGACAATTTCGTTCACTAGCTGTGCATTGCAGTTTTTCTTTTTCGGCACCGCTGTAACCTGTGAATGCTGCCTGCTAGGTGTGATGGCATATGACCGCTTCATAGCTATCTGCAATCCGCTCTTATATACTGCTATCATGTCCAACAAGCGCTGTGCTCTGCTTGTGACTGGCTCATATCTAACaagttgtgtgaatgcagccattcAGACTTCATTGATATTTAATCTGTCCTTTTGTAGATCCAACGTCATcaaccatttcttctgtgatgcgCCCCCTCTTCTAAAGCTATCCTGCTCGGACACAACAATCACTGATATAATTCATTTCACCTTCTCTACAGCAATTGTATCAGTCACTATCCTGACCATTCTTGTCTCTTACACATACATCCTTGTCTCCATCCTTAAGATCAACTCCGCTGAAGGCAGGCGTAAAGCCTTCTCTACCTGCGCCTCCCATCTGACAGCTGTCACCATATTCTATGGGACAGCCATTTTCATGTACTTACGACCCAGTTCAAAATATTCCATGGAACAGGACAAAATCATCTCTGTGTTTTACACCCTTGCAATCCCTATGTTGAATCCACTCATCTACAGTCTGAGAAACAAGGAGGTAAAACAGGCTTTCAAAAGTCTGCTGAAGAGTCAAGTTTTCTCTCAAAGACAGTAA
- the LOC134393632 gene encoding olfactory receptor 5V1-like, translating into MEKANITTTNDFYLTGLSDLPEVRISLFVMILLIYLITLAGNGAILMAIGTDAQLQTPMYFFLSNLSMLDVLCPTVIVPKMLHILLSEDKTISFAGCTLQLFFLIDVVGTEIFLLALMAYDRYVAICSPLHYANIMSKRLCAQLAAGTWLTGFINSMVHTSLTFSLSFCGSNKVNQYYCDIPPVMALSCSSTFLPEMVVLLVAGILGGGAFFVTLISYIYIISAIVHMRSAEGRRKAFSTCGSHLTVVCLFYGTTIATYVRPTSTYSPKQDRIVSMLYGVLTPMINPMIYSLRNKEVKRALIKALSLKRF; encoded by the coding sequence ATGGAGAAAGCCAACATAACAACCACAAATGACTTTTACCTGACTGGACTGTCTGATCTGCCAGAAGTGCGGATCTCCCTCTTCGTTATGATTCTGCTGATCTACTTGATCACTCTGGCAGGGAACGGGGCGATCCTCATGGCAATTGGGACAGATGCTCAGCTCCAGacccccatgtacttcttcctgaGTAATCTATCTATGCTGGATGTCCTTTGCCCAACTGTCATTGTACCAAAGATGCTCCATATCTTATTGTCAGAGGACAAGACAATATCATTTGCTGGTTGCACGCTACAACTCTTCTTTCTCATTGATGTAGTGGGCACAGAAATTTTTTTGCTAGCACTGATGGCGTATGACCGCTATGTGGCTATATGTAGTCCTTTGCACTACGCAAACATCATGAGTAAACGGTTGTGTGCTCAGCTGGCTGCTGGGACCTGGCTAACAGGCTTTATCAATTCGATGGTTCATACCTCACTGACTTTTTCCTTATCTTTCTGTGGGTCCAATAAAGTTAACCAGTATTATTGTGATATCCCCCCAGTGATGGCCCTCTCTTGCTCTTCTACCTTCCTCCCTGAAATGGTTGTTCTTCTTGTAGCTGGTATTTTAGGAGGTGGTGCTTTCTTTGTCACCCTGATCTCTTACATCTATATAATTTCTGCTATTGTGCACATGCGCTCTGCTGAAGGCAGGCGCAAAGCCTTTTCCACTTGTGGTTCTCACTTGACTGTAGTTTGCCTGTTCTATGGGACCACCATTGCCACTTATGTTCGTCCCACATCTACCTATTCACCAAAGCAGGACAGAATTGTTTCCATGCTGTATGGAGTTCTTACTCCCATGATAAACCCTATGATCTACAGTCTGAGGAATAAGGAAGTTAAAAGGGCCTTGATCAAAGCCCTAAGTCTGAAAAGATTTTAA
- the LOC134393631 gene encoding olfactory receptor 5V1-like yields the protein MEKANITTTNDFYLTGLSDLPEVRISLFVMILLIYLITLAGNGAILMAIGTDAQLQTPMYFFLSNLSMLDVLCPTVIVPKMLHILLSEDKTMSFAGCTLQLFFLIDVVGTEILLLALMAYDRYVAICSPLHYANIMSKRLCAQLAAGTWLTGFINSMVHTSLTFSLSFCGSNKVNQYYCDIPPVMALSCSSTFLPEMVLLLVAGILGGGAFFVTLISYIYIISAIVHMRSAEGRRKAFSTCGSHLTVVCLFYGTTIATYVRPTSTYSPKQDRIVSMLYGVLTPMINPMIYSLRNKEVKRALIKALSLKRF from the coding sequence ATGGAGAAAGCCAACATAACAACCACAAATGACTTTTACCTGACTGGACTGTCTGATCTGCCAGAAGTGCGGATCTCCCTCTTCGTTATGATTCTGCTGATCTACTTGATCACTCTGGCAGGGAACGGGGCGATCCTCATGGCAATTGGGACAGATGCTCAGCTCCAGacccccatgtacttcttcctgaGTAATCTATCTATGCTGGATGTCCTTTGCCCAACTGTCATTGTACCAAAGATGCTCCATATCTTATTGTCAGAGGACAAGACAATGTCATTTGCTGGTTGCACGCTCCAACTCTTCTTTCTCATTGATGTAGTGGGCACAGAAATTTTGTTGCTAGCACTGATGGCGTATGACCGCTATGTGGCTATATGTAGTCCTTTGCACTACGCAAACATCATGAGTAAACGGTTGTGTGCTCAGCTGGCTGCTGGGACCTGGCTAACAGGCTTTATCAATTCCATGGTTCATACCTCACTGACTTTTTCCTTATCTTTCTGTGGGTCCAATAAAGTTAACCAGTATTATTGTGATATCCCCCCAGTGATGGCCCTCTCTTGCTCTTCTACCTTCCTCCCTGAAATGGTTCTTCTTCTTGTAGCTGGTATTTTAGGAGGTGGTGCTTTCTTTGTCACCCTGATCTCTTACATCTATATAATTTCTGCTATTGTGCACATGCGCTCTGCTGAAGGCAGGCGCAAAGCCTTTTCCACTTGTGGTTCTCACTTGACTGTAGTTTGCCTGTTCTATGGGACCACCATTGCCACTTATGTTCGTCCCACATCTACCTATTCACCAAAGCAGGACAGAATTGTTTCCATGCTGTATGGAGTTCTTACTCCCATGATAAACCCTATGATCTACAGTCTGAGGAATAAGGAAGTTAAAAGGGCCTTGATCAAAGCCCTAAGTCTGAAAAGATTTTAA